In Myripristis murdjan chromosome 23, fMyrMur1.1, whole genome shotgun sequence, the DNA window gggGAACTGTAACAGGCCATTTATAATAGTCAAAAAACTTTATTCTGCTTCACAGTCCTGACTCAACATAAAAACACCTGAAGTAGTGCTGATAGTTCATGTGACAGTTTGGGAGGAAAAagatgattcccacaagaattTTGCTGTATAAGGCGAGGAGGGTGGGGGAGGTtaggttttatttaaagggctatttagaaAGCCAGCAAGACACATTAAGtgcctgacacataaacttagGTAAAAATTTCtgttataataattttctggatGTTTTAATTCCCTGGGGCCACAATTATcacaactgataaaaaaaaaaaaaaagtcagtaaatttgatggtaacaggagggttaaataaaaaaaaaagaaaggaagaaagaaaaccCCTGACATTTTTCCACCTTTGAGGTTCATGCATATTCTAAATCCTCCACAGGAGCGGCCACTATGTACGCCAGATACAAGTACGTGGAGAAGCTGAGCGAGGAAACCTCTCTGGTGCGCCCATGTCTGAATAAAGCTGCCCTGGGACTGGGGATGCTGGCATGTTTGGGCATGTGCATTGTTGCCACTTTCCAGGTGTGTTTTCACCTGAGTACACAACACAGTCACATTTGTGCAAGCAATTAGCCACTGtataaacacagacactgacaccaGACACAATCCATCAGGCTGGAGAGGATCTGTACCACACCGAGAgaattcatttattgatttgttgctgtttttttctctgcatggtTTTGTTGATTTCAGGAAACAACGGTGACACGGGTTCACGATGCTGGAGCTGTGCTGTTCTTCCTCACTGGTGTCTTATATGCAATCTTCCAGTCTGTTATATCCCATCGCATCTATCCATTTGGATCCTCCTTGACTGTGTGTCGCATCCGTACAGCTATTGCCACCCTCGCCTGCTTGGCCTTCTTCCCCAGTATCCTTTCACACAGCAGTAAACTTCATAAATACCAACATAAAAGcttatattgtttgttttttaatatttgtccaCGTTGTAAACATGTGTAGTGAGTATGTGACCTTGTGTGTGCGCTTCCTGAGCTAAAAGAGCATGTGATGCTGTCAGCTGTACACCCCAAGTGCCTTTTCCCTTGACTGTTACTTCAGCTCTCATCTGTGTATTTTTCGTGAAACAAACCAAgctgcacagagacacacacgacGAGGTGGGCTGCAGTCAAAGCATTCGgtatgttgatgttgttggcTTTGGTATTCATTGGCCGGGTCCtgatacaagtgtgtgtgtgtccctcctgCAGGACTACACCTACCATCTAGCCAGTGCTGTGAGCGAGTGGATCGTGGCCTTCAGCTTCGTCTGCTTCTTCCTCACCTACATTGATGAATTCAAAGTGAGTTTGACACCATCTCACCATCGACAAAATGATCATTTTCCCCCTCCAGAACGGTGTCTTATCTCTCtctattttgttttcatcccCTTCAGCATTTCACCCTGCAGGTGAGAACGGAGTACGTGGACGATTGCTGACCGAGCTGCAAATTTCTGTGCCAACATTACCTGATATCAgtgttattttgtttacttCCAGGAGGCTTTTATGCTCAGGCGTTTTTGTATCCAAACTACATATTACTCTGCAGGGCTTTTACACGATTATGTGTTTGGTACGTCTTACTGACTTTGCCTGTTTTTGCCTTGTTATTTATGAAATAAGCATCACTGGCTGACTGTCTGGTTTTAGTGACGGTGtgtgaaaagacaaaacaactgACCATGGCCTCAATCTTTATACTTTTTATACAGACCATTGTAACTTATACTTGTTGCTGTGTTTAGTGAAATATGGCTCTTTGCACTTTGCTCGTGACTGTtgccacacaccaccacacgtCCTGCCTGACCTTTGACCACTAATAAGAGAAGTTGATCACACAGCGAGCACATCACATGAACGCTGCGCATGTGCCACCACTAAACACAGGAGTTCTTCAAGCAAACGGTAATTCAATCAGTATTGATGAATATGAACCACTTTGTCCCAAACTGAGAAACCTGAGAAACAAGACTCTAATCTGGGACAGTCTGACATATCATgagattatttgtctttgtCACAAATGGTGCCATTTTCACTGCTGTCACATTTGATTCTCTCAACAAATAagagcaaaaaaacattttatatctTTGGTGATTGTTCATTAATGCAGATTTAACTGAAGAGGAAACCCGGTTGTTCCTCTTCATATGGCATGTGGTCAGTAAAGGCCAGGCACATGATCAcattttattacctttttcaCTACACAAGGGAATgagtttatttttgtattgttaaTTTTTTGCTTATGATCGAATGTATACATTATCATGGTGCACTGCTGAGCTGAAAAATAAAGGAGCAcatttttttaagcaaaatgtatgcattttttttattattattacaggcAAAGCTCACAGATCCAACTACGCTTTCGTAAACAAAGTGCTTTCCAGTCTTCCAAACACTTGAGTACACAGTTTCACAGTCGATACAGCGTAGTGCCCTGTCACTGACAGCTTGTCAAAAGACGACACACCCCATCTTTTAGCGCTAAACATTTCTTGGCACTTCTTCTCTACTTCACTATTTGTCTATTTTTGGGCATTTAGTCACAAGTTTGAATTAATGCAAGGGTGGAGAAGTGAATTCACACTTGGTGCAAATAATGTCATTACCAAAATGTTTGCAAATACTGGTGATTAACCATAGATGTATCCCTCAGTGCAACTCAAACTTTTTGTGTGCAGTAATCTATCAAACTGAGATGTTGTTCTGGGCAAAAAAAGGCAGAACAGAAAGTCTAGTTGAAGTTATGTTAACCAAAATCATGTGAATTTTGTTTCCAACCTCTGGAAGCATTGCGACAGACATGATCATTCACTCAACATACCaaacgtatatatatatacatatatattgtacAACCTGTAACAAATGCAGACAGAACTGAAACCAATGAGTGAATATGAATCTAAGACAATCTCTTTTAAAGGCTGTGAAAGTAGTGTGATTGccaatgcatacacacacacactcatacacactcatacactgcAAATGACCACTACTACACTGTTAGTAATTGTATAAAACTACTTGATACTGCTATATGTTTTGTTACTGCTTACATAATCAACTTATTTTTGACAAACTATTTGCCAAAAATGCCAATGATGTATCAAAAATCAACACGGTCACTGACTGACCAATAGGAGACCATTTCAGCTCTTACGCACTGAAATTTCATTCAACTCGATACGACGGACTGCAAGTATTTCCCTGCTTCAGGCACCAACACCCACAGTGAGATGAAGCCCCTCAGCTGGACAGCCGCTTCATCCCAGCGCTGCTCGTCAGGCAcactgctgcctcctcctctggccCAGCACAggcccacacaaacacacacacacacgcgcacacacacacacacagaggtggcgATGGGTGGCCCATACAAGAAGCTCTGTGGCGCTGAGGTCGGAGGAGACAGGTCAGTCGCTGAAAGATGATTCACTGCCCGAGCTGTCGCCGTCGCCATCCTGCTCCTCTGCGCTCTTCTTTGCTCCATCAGGCACCGGGGCATCTGGAGTGCTGTCAGCAGTGATACGGGAATAATTATCGGCTGGCTGAATCAAAGATTGTGTATTCTTCAGGTCGATGATGACatgcttttaattaatttttcaaaaaaaggaCACTCACTCGAGCAAGTTGGGATCCAAGCCCTCCATGACCATTTTATTCTTTATGGCCATAGCTGGGACGCCCTGTgacagaacaaacaaaatgtgatcatacagtgaaaacacacattttttggtTTCCAGTAACATGTCCAGTGGGGGTTGTGTTTAACTCACCACGTGCGCCATTTTCAGGTAGCGGGCGTAGCGCGGGTCCTTGGCCACAGTCATGACGTTCTCTGCAGCTGCCTGTGCTTTCTGCTGCGGAGCTTCTGGCACGTTCTCAGAGCTCTGCCACAGAGGAGACACTGGATTTGTAGTGCTGtatttctgctgcactttgTGGGTTTTTACTTATAaggtaataacaataataataataaactttatttatgtaccacatttaaaaacagtttacaacacagcaaaagcaaaatacCTACAAAGCGATAGAACAACAAAAAGCCATACAGAAAGGCCAAACACATGCAATACAACTAAGATAAAATAAAGGTTTGGTTAAAACAGGAAACCCAAAGATGCAAAACACAGTAGAGAGAAACCAGAAGGACGTTCAAAGACGAAGATGGTGAAAGCGatttaaaaaattcaataaaaaatgcaaatataaattAATAACTACAGTTAAAAGAATATAAtatcaactaaataaataaaataacagacaaaatcaCATGAAGGCAAGTgtataaaaatgggttttaagagaAGACTTAGATACTTAGAGATAATGTGAGTCTTATCTACTCAGGGCATTTGTGGCTTATTGGTTTCTGGCTGGTTTGCTCAACAGCAGCTTCGATGAGTGGTTACAATAACAGCACAAGGAATGTCAATATTTTAActttactgatttatttcaaTTCATTAACTTCCACTTGAGTCAAAATTCAGTGATTTGtcttgaataaaatattttggtaTATATGTCTTTAACTTTCTGCCCAATTTAatggttttttttgttaacGCTGCCCTATTTTGGGATTTATGGTGTAATCTGTGATCAGTTTATTGCAGGAGGTGCTGTCACTCATTGACCATGGACTACTGTTTgtcctgacagcagcagcctgagGAAGCCCCAGGTCAAGCTGCTGTAAAACCATACAGCCAAATGACACAGCACTCTTTGTCATAATTCTGTCTGTGCTGTTGAACTCCAGCCTCTGTTAAAGATTTTCAAAGATTTTATTGGGAAGCAACACAGCGTGACCGAGTGCCTGTCTGCCAGCCTCTgtgtgggttttgtgtgtgtgtgtgtgtgtgtgtgtgtgtttacctgtgggGGCGGCAGCTGCCCCGCTGATGctccatctgtttgtctttgtcccGCTGTCGGTCCGTTTGCCTCAGCACTTTGTCTCTGACCGGCCGCGTCCACTGTGACATCCTCCAGCCCGGGGATGGAGGACAGCTGTGCAAACCATGACCACatacaacataaaataaagagcAGATACAAGAGCTGGTTAtggatgtcagatttcttgctttctgcttttcttgcttttttttctaagcaaattggcttgatttctctcaaaaatatggaatgaaaaaggcaatgagcaacttaaaagaaatgacctgaaaactatcaagaaaattacctgaaaattacaaaaaaaaaaaaaaaaaaagagagagagaatactataaagtgataaaaaaacTAGGGGAAATAATCCCCAAAACTATACTCACagttataattatataattgaaattatattacaagaaaaaatattttataataattctgtctctctctgtctttttttttttttttaactcattttcaggtcattttcttgttttgtttttttcctaatttgcagagtattttctttttttattattattattattttcatgtcatttttcttaGAATTTTTCCCTAATTTTTGGGCCATTTCTTGCTAAATagctcattgcctttttccaatgtttttgaaaaaaaaaaaaaaaaaagaacaagtcaATTTGCTCATGCTTCAAAGAGGTTAGGCTgagtcagaaatactttattgatccctgagggaaactgggtcagtcaCAGTTGcacaaattctcaagagaagaatatattATAAGAATCAGTGAAGTTATaagcaatataaaaaaatgtgcactggaaatgtgaaagaaaagggtatgtgcattatgtataaatatgtgcatgaatcttacaggaatattacaacaataaatacagaaataggaAACGGAGCATATGTAAACAGCATACATGCACATGGGTATTGCACTGTTGAAGAGCCTACCTTTGCCTCCAAAATGCTGAGTGTAGTTTCAATCTGCTGGATCCGCAGGGAGATGTTGGACAGTTTCTGTGGGGAGATAAACACATGAGACGCTCATGTTACCACAGACAGGCAGCTCAGGACGCAGCCGAGGccgggtgtgtgtttgagagggtGGCCGGTGTGCTGCCCACCTCCTCACAGACGGTGGAGAAGCGGTTGAGGAAGCGGACGGTGTGCACGATGAACTGGTTCAGGTAGGCGACCACCCTCCTCTGCTGGATGGCCGGGACCTGAGGGGGACAGGGCAGACTGTTAGCACAACAATAAGCGCCTTGTTGCTTGTTATAGTGCAGCTCGGCTTGCCCCTCCACCTTGGACACAAACTCCTCGGTGTTAGATAGCCGCCGTGCTCACTAGTCCCTCTCCCGGGTCGGCTCCCCGCGGGCAGGCTAGCGCCGCTCGGGCACCCACCTTGGTCAGGTCCACCCCGGAGCCCACTATCGGCAGGCCGTCCTCGTCCATGTCCGCCGCCGACACTCTCTGCGGGCCGCTGCTGCGATACTCACCGCCTCCCtgtttgtaaacacagaaaaagctgccaaaaaatatatatattattctgTAAAATGTTTCATGTGACTGCACTGTGATCGCCGCGTGACGTCACGAGCTGTCGGACACTTCCGCGTTTGCCGACGGAAGTTGTATGTTGAACGTTTATTTTGAAGGCGCACTTCCTTTCTGTGCTTGTCGGTGATATACACTGActgtttttactgaaaaaaatattaacgACTAAGTTGAGAGTggtaacctgtgcaataatcaatttaaaatttaatctgAATTAATATAAATTATGCACATAAATGTCGAGCAAGCGGTGGGTGACAGAAAGTGTCAGAAAACAATATTCCCTTTCCTGTGctgcctctgtgtttctgtactTAAGTTGTTATCAGCTGCAAAATAGTAGAAACTAGTCCAGAATGGGATGTCATGGCCAATTTGAAGCTGGAAATGTGTGCAACATCTGTggtagaaaataataaaaataaatattatcagtcatgcataagtCCGACTCCAACAATAATTAGCTTCTGCTGTAATAAactcaataaaaatgtaaatgtaagtttgatgaaccacattttatattcagtttacCCTCTTGATTTTctgaaggtgtcaaatgtgtgtgtttgtggtttgaaTCTGCAGCCATGGGAGTCCAGCAAGGATGTTTGTTCACCATGGATGAAATGTAGCAGCaacacagctgaaaacaaggagaaagagtggaaaagaaagcaaacacactgccaataacattttttttttcactggtcaGGGGggacttggctgaaaaaaatgtttcaaagggTGTCCATTATGGAAAAAAGGCTGAGAACCACTGGACAAGAGCCTCTTTAGATTTAGATGAAtctcagaaaacattttttaaggAACACAGTGCCTTACAAGTTAAGCCTCCACCACACAGAAGCCACAGTATCCAGCATTTTTGGTTTCATCTGCTTATTGAAATGTGTTCCACAAAGCAGATGACGCACCCTCAAGCCCCAGAGACCCACTTAAATAATATCTAGGTCAAATCATTGCTTCACAACCACAGGTAAGTCTTTTACGTCCACACCAGTGAGGATGTAGCGCTGAGATTGGAGTGTGGTTCAACCATGAGGCTGATGGCCAAAGAAGAGCgcaaaaaagcattaaaaactgCACAAGTGTATCATCTGAGCAGTTCCAAAACATGCCCAGTGTGTGCTGAAAACCTGCCACCCAACAGATGAGAGGACGTCGTGGATCCCATAACATGCATAAACATCATTAGTgtggaaatgaatgtaaatgcGTCACCAAAAGCAGCTACTCTACTCAAATCCAAGCAGCTGGTCTGCCTAAAGCCCTGAGGCAAAGCTATTTGACAAGTCACAAAAAACACGGGTCTTGTCTTCACTTCCAGTCtgagttttacttttatttcagttgactaaaatgttttttcacatgtagTTTTAGTTTCAGGTAAGTATAATAACCTTGTCCCACACAGGAACAGTGTGGTGCATGTGTGGTGTaccactgaggacacacacacacacctacacacactggGTTGCCTGTTTAAAATGTGGGAGGTCCTTTAACAGACTGCATCTTCTGCAGGCACATGACAAAATCCATAACTTAAGATGATATTGTTGTCTAGTTTGCGATACAATCTCATCATGCGAATTAACACACAGAATATTAAACTTTGTATTGtaaaattatgttaaaaaataaaattacatgagGCAAACAAGCAATCACATCCAGGACTATGGTGAGTTTAGAATATAGGTTGATTTTATTGAAGTGcaacatttaatttttcaatttttatgaACAGTTGTCTCAAAATGATTGAGATTATGTTTGTATCATTCATAAGGGCTCGTGTTTGGAGAGGAAGGGGTTGGGGCTGATGCTGTTTggagacttttattttggtaagCGGAAGCGCAGAGGGATAGTTGTGGAAGCGGGTGTTTGCGTTGCAACAGCGCATGTTGGACAACAAACCAAACAACACACTTTTACTTTCATCTCCCACCGTCTCCGTGTCGTGTTGCGGTCATGGAGGCTCGTGGGTCTGCTGACAAGATAAACGGTGTGTATTTGAATTACGTGCTCGTGCTCTGATGCCACGCACGTTGTGACTGTGTTAGCTGGACAGTTAGCGGGGCCCGTCTATTTAACGGCGCTAGTAAACACATCAGCTGGTAGACTGGTGTTAGCCTATTTACTGGAGTGTGTGACTCTCTAAAATCACACTGGTGATGTAAATTATATTGTGTAAAACAGTAGCTGATACCTGGCTGCAGTACTGAAACCACTATGGACTGTTTGCTCCAGTAATTATACCGGTTCATTTGGTGTGTGAGGATATAGCTACATAATCTTGCAGTGTTTTGTTAGCACAGTAATGACCAGGCatgacagtgtgacagtgaaTGAGCGGTGACAGGGCAGCTGGCTCTAGTCCCagccagatgtgtgtgtgtgtgtgtggagagtggCTGCTGAAGCCCCTGCAGCTACCTGGTCACAGTGTTGAGTGCTGCCCTCCAGCCACCATCTGCCACATGACAGATCCACCTTAAATCCCCCAGAGCCGGGCCTCCCCCTGTCCTCCCTGCGCCTCCTGGTGCCCCCGCTGCGGCTGCTGTCTGCGGCCATGTGGCAGGTGGCAAAGCACAAAGATGTGATGAATTACGAGAAGCTGCAGGAGTTTGTGGTTATGGTGACCGAGGCGGTGCCGGGACTGCTGAACTACAGACAGAGAGCCCAGCTCGTTCTGGGTCTCAGAGCAAGGGTGAGCCGCTCTAACAGTTTGTTATTGCAGCACCTGATGATCACAGTTGCCATCTTCTGTCTCTTTGCTGTGTGGATTTTTCACTGACTGTATCAATTTGTATTTCAGCTGATTCTGGAGTTATGCAAAGGCTCAAGCCGCAGCTCTGTTGATCCTCAAGTGATCCAGGCCTACCTGGATCGACTCCCCATaacctctgcaaacacagatGTAAGCACAGTGCTGGGATATCTGTTTGAGACCCACCTAACCGtttcaaaattataataatgtgATGGATGCCCATTTATTGATATCAGTGCGATCTTTGGCAGTACAGGGATGGAGAAGTGGAAACAACAGAATCCACTTTCATCGCGCTCGTGCAAAGCCTGCTGAAAGATCCAGCTGAGAGAGCGTACTTCTTCCAGGtaagacattttaattattcatttctATTCCTAGCGTTAGTGTAAGCTTAATAAGCAGTGTTATATAAAATGATAAGGGCACTTTATTAACAATAACTGTCTTACAGGAGGTGTTCCCGGTGGAATATGGGCCGAGATATGATGCTGCTCTGCATATACTATTGTGGGAGCTGCTTTCAAAACTGGAAAAGCTGTTTGCAGTGCCAGACCTTAAACAGGTAACACTCGAAACCCATTCATCTTGCAAGGCCATCCGGATGTCTCTAGTTGTTTTACCTCAACAACATAAAGCGAAATAAAGATATGGATTCTCATACAGATAAATACCCCAGACAGACACCATGCAgaccagtttgttttttgtcagatgaCTTACGTGATTGTGTTGTGATCGTAGACTGCAGCGTGGATGGGCTCCGCTCCCTCAGTGCTGGAGGAGTGTGTTCAGTCCACGCCTGAGGAATTAAGCTTAATCTACCAGCACCATAAGAGTTCAGGCCTCTTGAAAATGCCATGTAAGTGTCCTAAggtattaaatcatttttatcgTGTGCCATAGAAATACAGTGTTGCCAtcacttttctgtttatttccaaACAACTGCATCCTTATGAGTTattatgatttcttttttgggtttttgttttttgtttttttaatagatgGCCCTTCATCAACCATCGGTAGCTGTATCATGTCTGCTttatccatccctccctcccaaaAAACAACTACTTCTATTGGACTGGAATCGATGCATAATTACGCTAACATAATAAATCCCATCACTTTTGTTGGAGCAGACCAGTATAGCGTAGTGACTGTGTACACTGAAGTGGAAGTGGAAGTTGGAGCATCTGACATGAATGAAGAAATAGTCGAGTCAACTGAGGAGGTGCACGTCCAGACAGATTTCTATGAAGCCGAGATGGAGGCTTTAGGTGAGAATGACACGGATGATGCAGATATGGAGTGTATGAGCTcaaagacagaggaaacaagTGAGAGTACAGATATTGCTAAAGCACTGGAGACTCTGACAAAGACTTTTGCACTACGCAAGGAGGCGCTTGATCAAGATGCACCGATAAGCAAGACTAATAACTCAAATACCGAGTCTCTGAATGATGGGAAGAAGACAAAAAGTACAGTAGAAGAAGAGGGAACACAAGAAGCAACTGAGCAAACTGTCAAGCCAACAGGAAACGCTGGTGAGGGGTGCGAACCAGCAGAAGATTTACAAGGTGGAGGCACAGAGAGTAATACCAGCTCTGAATGTTGCACAGAGTTAAAGAATGAAGGCGAATCCCTCGGTGTCAGCCAAGAGACGACAGATGCCTCCTGTGAAGCCCATGTCTCTCAGGCACAGCAGTCTGCCTCCCCAGCTAATGTGCGCAGATCTACTCGCCTACAACTGAAGACGTCAGCAACTGGGCAGGAATCTTGTAAATTCAAGAACGAAAACAACGGAGaactaaaaatgtacaaattatGTATATCCTCTCTTTATTTATAAT includes these proteins:
- the dram1 gene encoding DNA damage-regulated autophagy modulator protein 1 — its product is MFWFMQGLCFLPAFLVIWSSSTFIVNYIIAIFRKDVDVIFPYISDTGALPPESCLFGLMTFISAFAGAATMYARYKYVEKLSEETSLVRPCLNKAALGLGMLACLGMCIVATFQETTVTRVHDAGAVLFFLTGVLYAIFQSVISHRIYPFGSSLTVCRIRTAIATLACLAFFPTLICVFFVKQTKLHRDTHDEDYTYHLASAVSEWIVAFSFVCFFLTYIDEFKHFTLQVRTEYVDDC
- the washc3 gene encoding WASH complex subunit 3; amino-acid sequence: MDEDGLPIVGSGVDLTKVPAIQQRRVVAYLNQFIVHTVRFLNRFSTVCEEKLSNISLRIQQIETTLSILEAKLSSIPGLEDVTVDAAGQRQSAEANGPTAGQRQTDGASAGQLPPPQSSENVPEAPQQKAQAAAENVMTVAKDPRYARYLKMAHVGVPAMAIKNKMVMEGLDPNLLDTPDAPVPDGAKKSAEEQDGDGDSSGSESSFSD